The Onychomys torridus chromosome 4, mOncTor1.1, whole genome shotgun sequence genome includes a window with the following:
- the Ttf1 gene encoding transcription termination factor 1 isoform X4 translates to MEGDSSRFKIHTAAFCKKKKQSSASEERPQTPAPKSLESEHPHLAKRKKKRKESQTPAPESLESEHPHLAKRKKRRKESHTPAPESLESEHPHLAKRKKRKESQTPAPESLESEHPPVSRLGKKRKESHTPAPESLESEHPHLAKRKKRKESQTPAPESLESEHPPVSRLGKKRKESQTPAPESLESEHPQVSKLGKKRKESQTPAPESLESEHPHLAKRKKRRKESQQLTSSLLKKSEVFHKAKKTTSTHKKKKSSVWEVDVETGIILVNKENIENLLESSRKDVDIVYVDVSQEQKLAEVDKAEELPVVEPQKHDCQELHSDVRSKKNRKHPEKAASWDAVHGSQPESITLPHSESLSSVDLEGKSTELAVSHKKTSKEKVFGNQELGATPESLDSTHPGGEVGTEEGERVRGPHSTRKKSKKRKDASVAIAASKDNITLFDSNAENASMDSLEGTDALREEDVDCRPRKAETQACSREKHAEEMQGLESTHEEESNLESASNSATRYLSEDGRDSEESDVDLGSAVRQLQEFIPDIQERAATTIRRMYRDDLGRFKEFKAQGVAIRFGKFSVKENEQIEKNVQEFLSLTGIESADKLLYTDRYPEEKSLITNLKRKHAFRLHIGKGIARPWKPVYYRAKKMFDVNNYKGRYNEEDTKKLKAYHSLHGNDWKKIGAMVARSSLSVALKYSQIGGHRNHGAWSKTETQRLIKAVEDVILKKMSPQELRELDSRLQEDPEGRLSIVREKLYKGISWVEVEARVETRNWMQCKSKWTEILTKRMTHGGFVYRGVKALQAKITLIKRLYELNVNDANEIDWEDLASAIGDH, encoded by the exons ATGGAAGGAGACTCAAGCAGATTTAAGATCCACACTGCAGCTTTttgcaagaaaaagaaacagtcttctgCATCTGAGGAAAGACCCCAGACACCAGCCCCTAAGAGCTTGGAGAGTGAGCATCCTCACCTagccaagaggaagaagaagaggaaggaatccCAGACACCAGCCCCTGAGAGCTTGGAGAGTGAGCATCCTCACCTagccaagaggaagaagaggaggaaggagtccCACACACCAGCCCCTGAGAGCTTGGAGAGTGAGCATCCTCACCTagccaagaggaagaagaggaaggagtccCAGACACCAGCCCCTGAGAGCTTGGAAAGTGAGCATCCTCCGGTGTCCAGgctagggaagaagaggaaggagtccCACACACCAGCCCCTGAGAGCTTGGAAAGTGAGCATCCTCACCTagccaagaggaagaagaggaaggagtccCAGACACCAGCCCCTGAGAGCTTGGAAAGTGAACATCCTCCGGTGTCCAGgctagggaagaagaggaaggagtccCAGACACCAGCCCCTGAGAGCTTGGAGAGTGAGCATCCTCAGGTGTCCAAgctaggaaagaagaggaaggagtccCAGACACCAGCCCCTGAGAGCTTGGAGAGTGAGCATCCTCACCTagccaagaggaagaagaggaggaaggagtccCAGCAACTTACTTCTTCCCTTCTGAAAAAATCAGAAGTCTTCCATAAAGCCAAAAAGACCACTTCTacccataaaaagaaaaagagtagtGTTTGGGAGGTGGATGTGGAAACAGGTATCATCcttgtaaataaagaaaacatcgAGAACCTGCTAGAGAGTTCTAGAAAAGATGTGGATATTGTTTATGTAGATgtgagccaggaacagaagttaGCAGAAGTGGACAAAGCAGAGGAGCTGCCTGTTGTTGAGCCCCAAAAACATGACTGTCAAGAGCTGCACAGTGACGTTCGGAGCAAAAAGAATCGAAAGCATCCAGAGAAAGCTGCATCCTGGGATGCTGTACACGGAAGCCAGCCTGAGAGCATCACCCTGCCCCACTCAGAATCCTTGTCTTCTGTGGATCTAGAAGGCAAAAGCACAGAACTAGCAGTGTCTCATAAAAAAACATCTAAGGAAAAAGTGTTTGGGAACCAGGAATTGGGGGCCACGCCTGAGAGTCTTGATAGCACACACCCTGGAGGAGAGGTTGGGACTGAAGAAGGTGAGAGGGTCAGAGGACCCCACAGTACCAGGAAGAAGTCTAAGAAAAGGAAGGATGCATCTGTTGCTATCGCCGCTTCTAAGGACAACATCACGCTGTTTGACAGCAACGCTGAGAATGCCTCCATGGATTCATTAGAAGGCACTGATGCTTTGAGGGAAGAGGATGTGGACTGCAGACCAAGGAAGGCAGAAACCCAGGCTTGTTCCAGGGAGAAGCATGCAGAAGAGATGCAGGG GTTAGAATCTACCCATGAAGAAGAAAGCAATTTGGAATCAGCCAGCAATTCTGCAACAAGATACCTGTCTGAAGATGGGAGGGATTCTGAAGAATCGGATGTGGATTTGGGCTCTGCAGTGAGGCAGCTCCAAGAGTTCATTCCTGATATACAGGAAAGGGCAGCCACCACAATCAGACGCATGTATCGGGATGACCTGGGGCGCTTCAAAGAATTTAAGGCTCAAG gTGTTGCTATTCGATTTGGCAAATTTTCtgttaaagaaaatgaacaaatagaGAAAAATGTGCAAGAATTCCTGTCCCTGACTGGAATTGAGAGTGCAGACAAGCTGCTATACACAGACAGATATCCAGAGGAAAAGTCTCTGATTACCAACTTAAAACGAAAGCATGCATTCAGACTGCACATTG GGAAAGGCATCGCGCGGCCCTGGAAGCCTGTGTACTATCGAGCAAAGAAGATGTTTGATGTGAATAATTACAAAGGCAG GTACAATGAAGAAGATACTAAGAAGCTGAAGGCGTACCATTCCCTCCATGGAAACGACTGGAAAAAGATCGGGGCAATGGTGGCCCGAAGCAGTCTCTCTGTTGCTCTGAAGTACTCTCAGATTGGTGGTC ATAGAAACCATGGTGCTTGGAGTAAGACGGAAACCCAGAGACTAATCAAGGCTGTGGAGGATGTGATcctaaagaaaatgtctccccAGGAGTTAAGAGAACTGGACTCTAGACTCCAGGAAGATCCTGAGGGTCGCCTGTCAATCGTCCGGGAGAAACTGTACAAAGGCATATCCTGGGTGGAAGTAGAGGCTAGAGTGGAGACCAGGAACTGGATGCAGTGCAAAAGTAAGTG GACAGAGATTCTCACCAAAAGGATGACCCATGGTGGGTTCGTGTATCGTGGGGTCAAAGCTCTGCAGGCCAAAATCACCCTTATTAAAAG GTTGTATGAACTAAATGTGAATGATGCTAATGAAATAGATTGGGAAGATCTTGCTAGTGCCATAGG
- the Ttf1 gene encoding transcription termination factor 1 isoform X5, which produces MEGDSSRFKIHTAAFCKKKKQSSASEERPQTPAPKSLESEHPHLAKRKKKRKESQTPAPESLESEHPHLAKRKKRRKESHTPAPESLESEHPHLAKRKKRKESQTPAPESLESEHPPVSRLGKKRKESHTPAPESLESEHPHLAKRKKRKESQTPAPESLESEHPPVSRLGKKRKESQTPAPESLESEHPQVSKLGKKRKESQTPAPESLESEHPHLAKRKKRRKESQQLTSSLLKKSEVFHKAKKTTSTHKKKKSSVWEVDVETGIILVNKENIENLLESSRKDVDIVYVDVSQEQKLAEVDKAEELPVVEPQKHDCQELHSDVRSKKNRKHPEKAASWDAVHGSQPESITLPHSESLSSVDLEGKSTELAVSHKKTSKEKVFGNQELGATPESLDSTHPGGEVGTEEGERVRGPHSTRKKSKKRKDASVAIAASKDNITLFDSNAENASMDSLEGTDALREEDVDCRPRKAETQACSREKHAEEMQGLESTHEEESNLESASNSATRYLSEDGRDSEESDVDLGSAVRQLQEFIPDIQERAATTIRRMYRDDLGRFKEFKAQGVAIRFGKFSVKENEQIEKNVQEFLSLTGIESADKLLYTDRYPEEKSLITNLKRKHAFRLHIGKGIARPWKPVYYRAKKMFDVNNYKGRYNEEDTKKLKAYHSLHGNDWKKIGAMVARSSLSVALKYSQIGGHRNHGAWSKTETQRLIKAVEDVILKKMSPQELRELDSRLQEDPEGRLSIVREKLYKGISWVEVEARVETRNWMQCKRQRFSPKG; this is translated from the exons ATGGAAGGAGACTCAAGCAGATTTAAGATCCACACTGCAGCTTTttgcaagaaaaagaaacagtcttctgCATCTGAGGAAAGACCCCAGACACCAGCCCCTAAGAGCTTGGAGAGTGAGCATCCTCACCTagccaagaggaagaagaagaggaaggaatccCAGACACCAGCCCCTGAGAGCTTGGAGAGTGAGCATCCTCACCTagccaagaggaagaagaggaggaaggagtccCACACACCAGCCCCTGAGAGCTTGGAGAGTGAGCATCCTCACCTagccaagaggaagaagaggaaggagtccCAGACACCAGCCCCTGAGAGCTTGGAAAGTGAGCATCCTCCGGTGTCCAGgctagggaagaagaggaaggagtccCACACACCAGCCCCTGAGAGCTTGGAAAGTGAGCATCCTCACCTagccaagaggaagaagaggaaggagtccCAGACACCAGCCCCTGAGAGCTTGGAAAGTGAACATCCTCCGGTGTCCAGgctagggaagaagaggaaggagtccCAGACACCAGCCCCTGAGAGCTTGGAGAGTGAGCATCCTCAGGTGTCCAAgctaggaaagaagaggaaggagtccCAGACACCAGCCCCTGAGAGCTTGGAGAGTGAGCATCCTCACCTagccaagaggaagaagaggaggaaggagtccCAGCAACTTACTTCTTCCCTTCTGAAAAAATCAGAAGTCTTCCATAAAGCCAAAAAGACCACTTCTacccataaaaagaaaaagagtagtGTTTGGGAGGTGGATGTGGAAACAGGTATCATCcttgtaaataaagaaaacatcgAGAACCTGCTAGAGAGTTCTAGAAAAGATGTGGATATTGTTTATGTAGATgtgagccaggaacagaagttaGCAGAAGTGGACAAAGCAGAGGAGCTGCCTGTTGTTGAGCCCCAAAAACATGACTGTCAAGAGCTGCACAGTGACGTTCGGAGCAAAAAGAATCGAAAGCATCCAGAGAAAGCTGCATCCTGGGATGCTGTACACGGAAGCCAGCCTGAGAGCATCACCCTGCCCCACTCAGAATCCTTGTCTTCTGTGGATCTAGAAGGCAAAAGCACAGAACTAGCAGTGTCTCATAAAAAAACATCTAAGGAAAAAGTGTTTGGGAACCAGGAATTGGGGGCCACGCCTGAGAGTCTTGATAGCACACACCCTGGAGGAGAGGTTGGGACTGAAGAAGGTGAGAGGGTCAGAGGACCCCACAGTACCAGGAAGAAGTCTAAGAAAAGGAAGGATGCATCTGTTGCTATCGCCGCTTCTAAGGACAACATCACGCTGTTTGACAGCAACGCTGAGAATGCCTCCATGGATTCATTAGAAGGCACTGATGCTTTGAGGGAAGAGGATGTGGACTGCAGACCAAGGAAGGCAGAAACCCAGGCTTGTTCCAGGGAGAAGCATGCAGAAGAGATGCAGGG GTTAGAATCTACCCATGAAGAAGAAAGCAATTTGGAATCAGCCAGCAATTCTGCAACAAGATACCTGTCTGAAGATGGGAGGGATTCTGAAGAATCGGATGTGGATTTGGGCTCTGCAGTGAGGCAGCTCCAAGAGTTCATTCCTGATATACAGGAAAGGGCAGCCACCACAATCAGACGCATGTATCGGGATGACCTGGGGCGCTTCAAAGAATTTAAGGCTCAAG gTGTTGCTATTCGATTTGGCAAATTTTCtgttaaagaaaatgaacaaatagaGAAAAATGTGCAAGAATTCCTGTCCCTGACTGGAATTGAGAGTGCAGACAAGCTGCTATACACAGACAGATATCCAGAGGAAAAGTCTCTGATTACCAACTTAAAACGAAAGCATGCATTCAGACTGCACATTG GGAAAGGCATCGCGCGGCCCTGGAAGCCTGTGTACTATCGAGCAAAGAAGATGTTTGATGTGAATAATTACAAAGGCAG GTACAATGAAGAAGATACTAAGAAGCTGAAGGCGTACCATTCCCTCCATGGAAACGACTGGAAAAAGATCGGGGCAATGGTGGCCCGAAGCAGTCTCTCTGTTGCTCTGAAGTACTCTCAGATTGGTGGTC ATAGAAACCATGGTGCTTGGAGTAAGACGGAAACCCAGAGACTAATCAAGGCTGTGGAGGATGTGATcctaaagaaaatgtctccccAGGAGTTAAGAGAACTGGACTCTAGACTCCAGGAAGATCCTGAGGGTCGCCTGTCAATCGTCCGGGAGAAACTGTACAAAGGCATATCCTGGGTGGAAGTAGAGGCTAGAGTGGAGACCAGGAACTGGATGCAGTGCAAAA GACAGAGATTCTCACCAAAAGGATGA
- the Ttf1 gene encoding transcription termination factor 1 isoform X7, which yields MEGDSSRFKIHTAAFCKKKKQSSASEERPQTPAPKSLESEHPHLAKRKKKRKESQTPAPESLESEHPHLAKRKKRRKESHTPAPESLESEHPHLAKRKKRKESQTPAPESLESEHPPVSRLGKKRKESHTPAPESLESEHPHLAKRKKRKESQTPAPESLESEHPPVSRLGKKRKESQTPAPESLESEHPQVSKLGKKRKESQTPAPESLESEHPHLAKRKKRRKESQQLTSSLLKKSEVFHKAKKTTSTHKKKKSSVWEVDVETGIILVNKENIENLLESSRKDVDIVYVDVSQEQKLAEVDKAEELPVVEPQKHDCQELHSDVRSKKNRKHPEKAASWDAVHGSQPESITLPHSESLSSVDLEGKSTELAVSHKKTSKEKVFGNQELGATPESLDSTHPGGEVGTEEGERVRGPHSTRKKSKKRKDASVAIAASKDNITLFDSNAENASMDSLEGTDALREEDVDCRPRKAETQACSREKHAEEMQGLESTHEEESNLESASNSATRYLSEDGRDSEESDVDLGSAVRQLQEFIPDIQERAATTIRRMYRDDLGRFKEFKAQGVAIRFGKFSVKENEQIEKNVQEFLSLTGIESADKLLYTDRYPEEKSLITNLKRKHAFRLHIGKGIARPWKPVYYRAKKMFDVNNYKGRYNEEDTKKLKAYHSLHGNDWKKIGAMVARSSLSVALKYSQIGGHRNHGAWSKTETQRLIKAVEDVILKKMSPQELRELDSRLQEDPEGRLSIVREKLYKGISWVEVEARVETRNWMQCKSK from the exons ATGGAAGGAGACTCAAGCAGATTTAAGATCCACACTGCAGCTTTttgcaagaaaaagaaacagtcttctgCATCTGAGGAAAGACCCCAGACACCAGCCCCTAAGAGCTTGGAGAGTGAGCATCCTCACCTagccaagaggaagaagaagaggaaggaatccCAGACACCAGCCCCTGAGAGCTTGGAGAGTGAGCATCCTCACCTagccaagaggaagaagaggaggaaggagtccCACACACCAGCCCCTGAGAGCTTGGAGAGTGAGCATCCTCACCTagccaagaggaagaagaggaaggagtccCAGACACCAGCCCCTGAGAGCTTGGAAAGTGAGCATCCTCCGGTGTCCAGgctagggaagaagaggaaggagtccCACACACCAGCCCCTGAGAGCTTGGAAAGTGAGCATCCTCACCTagccaagaggaagaagaggaaggagtccCAGACACCAGCCCCTGAGAGCTTGGAAAGTGAACATCCTCCGGTGTCCAGgctagggaagaagaggaaggagtccCAGACACCAGCCCCTGAGAGCTTGGAGAGTGAGCATCCTCAGGTGTCCAAgctaggaaagaagaggaaggagtccCAGACACCAGCCCCTGAGAGCTTGGAGAGTGAGCATCCTCACCTagccaagaggaagaagaggaggaaggagtccCAGCAACTTACTTCTTCCCTTCTGAAAAAATCAGAAGTCTTCCATAAAGCCAAAAAGACCACTTCTacccataaaaagaaaaagagtagtGTTTGGGAGGTGGATGTGGAAACAGGTATCATCcttgtaaataaagaaaacatcgAGAACCTGCTAGAGAGTTCTAGAAAAGATGTGGATATTGTTTATGTAGATgtgagccaggaacagaagttaGCAGAAGTGGACAAAGCAGAGGAGCTGCCTGTTGTTGAGCCCCAAAAACATGACTGTCAAGAGCTGCACAGTGACGTTCGGAGCAAAAAGAATCGAAAGCATCCAGAGAAAGCTGCATCCTGGGATGCTGTACACGGAAGCCAGCCTGAGAGCATCACCCTGCCCCACTCAGAATCCTTGTCTTCTGTGGATCTAGAAGGCAAAAGCACAGAACTAGCAGTGTCTCATAAAAAAACATCTAAGGAAAAAGTGTTTGGGAACCAGGAATTGGGGGCCACGCCTGAGAGTCTTGATAGCACACACCCTGGAGGAGAGGTTGGGACTGAAGAAGGTGAGAGGGTCAGAGGACCCCACAGTACCAGGAAGAAGTCTAAGAAAAGGAAGGATGCATCTGTTGCTATCGCCGCTTCTAAGGACAACATCACGCTGTTTGACAGCAACGCTGAGAATGCCTCCATGGATTCATTAGAAGGCACTGATGCTTTGAGGGAAGAGGATGTGGACTGCAGACCAAGGAAGGCAGAAACCCAGGCTTGTTCCAGGGAGAAGCATGCAGAAGAGATGCAGGG GTTAGAATCTACCCATGAAGAAGAAAGCAATTTGGAATCAGCCAGCAATTCTGCAACAAGATACCTGTCTGAAGATGGGAGGGATTCTGAAGAATCGGATGTGGATTTGGGCTCTGCAGTGAGGCAGCTCCAAGAGTTCATTCCTGATATACAGGAAAGGGCAGCCACCACAATCAGACGCATGTATCGGGATGACCTGGGGCGCTTCAAAGAATTTAAGGCTCAAG gTGTTGCTATTCGATTTGGCAAATTTTCtgttaaagaaaatgaacaaatagaGAAAAATGTGCAAGAATTCCTGTCCCTGACTGGAATTGAGAGTGCAGACAAGCTGCTATACACAGACAGATATCCAGAGGAAAAGTCTCTGATTACCAACTTAAAACGAAAGCATGCATTCAGACTGCACATTG GGAAAGGCATCGCGCGGCCCTGGAAGCCTGTGTACTATCGAGCAAAGAAGATGTTTGATGTGAATAATTACAAAGGCAG GTACAATGAAGAAGATACTAAGAAGCTGAAGGCGTACCATTCCCTCCATGGAAACGACTGGAAAAAGATCGGGGCAATGGTGGCCCGAAGCAGTCTCTCTGTTGCTCTGAAGTACTCTCAGATTGGTGGTC ATAGAAACCATGGTGCTTGGAGTAAGACGGAAACCCAGAGACTAATCAAGGCTGTGGAGGATGTGATcctaaagaaaatgtctccccAGGAGTTAAGAGAACTGGACTCTAGACTCCAGGAAGATCCTGAGGGTCGCCTGTCAATCGTCCGGGAGAAACTGTACAAAGGCATATCCTGGGTGGAAGTAGAGGCTAGAGTGGAGACCAGGAACTGGATGCAGTGCAAAAGTAAGTG
- the Ttf1 gene encoding transcription termination factor 1 isoform X3 produces MEGDSSRFKIHTAAFCKKKKQSSASEERPQTPAPKSLESEHPHLAKRKKKRKESQTPAPESLESEHPHLAKRKKRRKESHTPAPESLESEHPHLAKRKKRKESQTPAPESLESEHPPVSRLGKKRKESHTPAPESLESEHPHLAKRKKRKESQTPAPESLESEHPPVSRLGKKRKESQTPAPESLESEHPQVSKLGKKRKESQTPAPESLESEHPHLAKRKKRRKESQQLTSSLLKKSEVFHKAKKTTSTHKKKKSSVWEVDVETGIILVNKENIENLLESSRKDVDIVYVDVSQEQKLAEVDKAEELPVVEPQKHDCQELHSDVRSKKNRKHPEKAASWDAVHGSQPESITLPHSESLSSVDLEGKSTELAVSHKKTSKEKVFGNQELGATPESLDSTHPGGEVGTEEGERVRGPHSTRKKSKKRKDASVAIAASKDNITLFDSNAENASMDSLEGTDALREEDVDCRPRKAETQACSREKHAEEMQGLESTHEEESNLESASNSATRYLSEDGRDSEESDVDLGSAVRQLQEFIPDIQERAATTIRRMYRDDLGRFKEFKAQGVAIRFGKFSVKENEQIEKNVQEFLSLTGIESADKLLYTDRYPEEKSLITNLKRKHAFRLHIGKGIARPWKPVYYRAKKMFDVNNYKGRYNEEDTKKLKAYHSLHGNDWKKIGAMVARSSLSVALKYSQIGGHRNHGAWSKTETQRLIKAVEDVILKKMSPQELRELDSRLQEDPEGRLSIVREKLYKGISWVEVEARVETRNWMQCKKIIDYLYETSLPLLKEKLDKKMAKNSSQTQTPSAPKQDFLFKDIFYCEDNSDGEGPEEPGSTAAPIEPE; encoded by the exons ATGGAAGGAGACTCAAGCAGATTTAAGATCCACACTGCAGCTTTttgcaagaaaaagaaacagtcttctgCATCTGAGGAAAGACCCCAGACACCAGCCCCTAAGAGCTTGGAGAGTGAGCATCCTCACCTagccaagaggaagaagaagaggaaggaatccCAGACACCAGCCCCTGAGAGCTTGGAGAGTGAGCATCCTCACCTagccaagaggaagaagaggaggaaggagtccCACACACCAGCCCCTGAGAGCTTGGAGAGTGAGCATCCTCACCTagccaagaggaagaagaggaaggagtccCAGACACCAGCCCCTGAGAGCTTGGAAAGTGAGCATCCTCCGGTGTCCAGgctagggaagaagaggaaggagtccCACACACCAGCCCCTGAGAGCTTGGAAAGTGAGCATCCTCACCTagccaagaggaagaagaggaaggagtccCAGACACCAGCCCCTGAGAGCTTGGAAAGTGAACATCCTCCGGTGTCCAGgctagggaagaagaggaaggagtccCAGACACCAGCCCCTGAGAGCTTGGAGAGTGAGCATCCTCAGGTGTCCAAgctaggaaagaagaggaaggagtccCAGACACCAGCCCCTGAGAGCTTGGAGAGTGAGCATCCTCACCTagccaagaggaagaagaggaggaaggagtccCAGCAACTTACTTCTTCCCTTCTGAAAAAATCAGAAGTCTTCCATAAAGCCAAAAAGACCACTTCTacccataaaaagaaaaagagtagtGTTTGGGAGGTGGATGTGGAAACAGGTATCATCcttgtaaataaagaaaacatcgAGAACCTGCTAGAGAGTTCTAGAAAAGATGTGGATATTGTTTATGTAGATgtgagccaggaacagaagttaGCAGAAGTGGACAAAGCAGAGGAGCTGCCTGTTGTTGAGCCCCAAAAACATGACTGTCAAGAGCTGCACAGTGACGTTCGGAGCAAAAAGAATCGAAAGCATCCAGAGAAAGCTGCATCCTGGGATGCTGTACACGGAAGCCAGCCTGAGAGCATCACCCTGCCCCACTCAGAATCCTTGTCTTCTGTGGATCTAGAAGGCAAAAGCACAGAACTAGCAGTGTCTCATAAAAAAACATCTAAGGAAAAAGTGTTTGGGAACCAGGAATTGGGGGCCACGCCTGAGAGTCTTGATAGCACACACCCTGGAGGAGAGGTTGGGACTGAAGAAGGTGAGAGGGTCAGAGGACCCCACAGTACCAGGAAGAAGTCTAAGAAAAGGAAGGATGCATCTGTTGCTATCGCCGCTTCTAAGGACAACATCACGCTGTTTGACAGCAACGCTGAGAATGCCTCCATGGATTCATTAGAAGGCACTGATGCTTTGAGGGAAGAGGATGTGGACTGCAGACCAAGGAAGGCAGAAACCCAGGCTTGTTCCAGGGAGAAGCATGCAGAAGAGATGCAGGG GTTAGAATCTACCCATGAAGAAGAAAGCAATTTGGAATCAGCCAGCAATTCTGCAACAAGATACCTGTCTGAAGATGGGAGGGATTCTGAAGAATCGGATGTGGATTTGGGCTCTGCAGTGAGGCAGCTCCAAGAGTTCATTCCTGATATACAGGAAAGGGCAGCCACCACAATCAGACGCATGTATCGGGATGACCTGGGGCGCTTCAAAGAATTTAAGGCTCAAG gTGTTGCTATTCGATTTGGCAAATTTTCtgttaaagaaaatgaacaaatagaGAAAAATGTGCAAGAATTCCTGTCCCTGACTGGAATTGAGAGTGCAGACAAGCTGCTATACACAGACAGATATCCAGAGGAAAAGTCTCTGATTACCAACTTAAAACGAAAGCATGCATTCAGACTGCACATTG GGAAAGGCATCGCGCGGCCCTGGAAGCCTGTGTACTATCGAGCAAAGAAGATGTTTGATGTGAATAATTACAAAGGCAG GTACAATGAAGAAGATACTAAGAAGCTGAAGGCGTACCATTCCCTCCATGGAAACGACTGGAAAAAGATCGGGGCAATGGTGGCCCGAAGCAGTCTCTCTGTTGCTCTGAAGTACTCTCAGATTGGTGGTC ATAGAAACCATGGTGCTTGGAGTAAGACGGAAACCCAGAGACTAATCAAGGCTGTGGAGGATGTGATcctaaagaaaatgtctccccAGGAGTTAAGAGAACTGGACTCTAGACTCCAGGAAGATCCTGAGGGTCGCCTGTCAATCGTCCGGGAGAAACTGTACAAAGGCATATCCTGGGTGGAAGTAGAGGCTAGAGTGGAGACCAGGAACTGGATGCAGTGCAAAA